In Candidatus Pantoea floridensis, a single genomic region encodes these proteins:
- a CDS encoding ParD-like family protein translates to MGIVKISDLMHENLRIGSTALSRSINAQAEHWMKIGMLAEIYPALNHQELTRLLMRVERDSGADLAQLLEQPSFTPQGIAQ, encoded by the coding sequence ATGGGCATCGTCAAAATCTCCGATTTAATGCATGAAAATCTGCGCATTGGCAGTACCGCACTCAGCCGTTCTATCAACGCACAGGCAGAACACTGGATGAAAATCGGCATGCTCGCCGAGATTTATCCGGCACTCAATCATCAGGAACTGACGCGCTTACTGATGCGCGTTGAACGCGACAGCGGTGCTGATTTAGCGCAGCTGCTCGAGCAACCTTCATTTACTCCGCAGGGAATCGCGCAATGA
- a CDS encoding OBAP family protein gives MKYFPLMMLSVPLLVACGGANTPPHTPLPGNQTSAKMQTLETGAQVMQSRPPVEAISAYLDGFHFYNGDKNGQMEAHHYVTVLNDDVMQAIIYDSNTKDARLMGVEYIISERLFKTLPPEEKKLWHSHQYEVKSGSLIAPGLPAVAEKALMSKIVNTYGKTWHTWHTDRNKTLPLGIPALMMGFTGEGQLDPALLKDRDRRFKTDTQAIKSQRQDIIARPVAAGADAWQQGDVVQLKLVEGAAEHGHNDTTHFGTSEQTQRKIASGKQ, from the coding sequence ATGAAATATTTTCCTCTGATGATGCTTAGCGTTCCGCTATTAGTCGCTTGCGGTGGCGCTAATACGCCACCACACACCCCGCTGCCCGGAAATCAAACCTCTGCCAAAATGCAAACGCTTGAAACAGGTGCCCAGGTGATGCAATCTCGACCGCCGGTGGAAGCCATCAGCGCCTATCTTGATGGGTTTCATTTTTACAATGGCGACAAAAATGGTCAGATGGAAGCACATCATTATGTAACAGTACTTAATGACGATGTGATGCAGGCTATTATTTATGATAGCAATACCAAAGATGCGAGGCTAATGGGTGTCGAATACATTATTAGTGAACGTCTATTTAAAACGTTGCCGCCCGAAGAAAAAAAACTCTGGCATAGCCATCAATATGAAGTTAAGTCTGGCAGTTTAATTGCGCCTGGCCTGCCTGCGGTGGCTGAGAAAGCGTTAATGAGTAAAATAGTAAATACCTACGGCAAAACCTGGCATACATGGCACACCGATAGAAACAAAACGTTGCCTCTGGGTATTCCAGCGCTAATGATGGGCTTTACCGGTGAAGGCCAGCTTGATCCGGCTCTGCTGAAAGATCGCGATCGTCGCTTTAAAACTGATACCCAAGCGATTAAATCTCAGCGGCAAGATATTATAGCGCGTCCCGTTGCAGCCGGGGCCGATGCCTGGCAACAAGGCGATGTCGTACAACTTAAGCTGGTGGAAGGGGCCGCTGAACACGGGCACAATGACACTACCCATTTCGGCACCTCAGAGCAAACTCAACGTAAAATTGCTTCCGGGAAACAGTGA
- a CDS encoding DUF892 family protein — MTKDFVYLDWLRDAHAMEKHAEAMLQGAALRLDDFPLLKARIEQYRHQTQQQHQQVKDVLKRYDTNWSALKDALGRMSAVGQAASDMLRDEEGVRIAVSSYVFCNYKVATYTALLAAAQQAEDSKGVKTFQRILQQETQMADWLLTQLPDVANEAIMHRTEADISSAI, encoded by the coding sequence ATGACTAAGGATTTTGTGTATCTGGATTGGCTGCGCGATGCGCATGCGATGGAAAAGCATGCTGAAGCGATGTTACAAGGAGCCGCTCTGCGTCTGGACGATTTTCCCCTGCTCAAGGCGCGTATTGAGCAGTATCGACACCAGACGCAACAGCAGCACCAGCAGGTCAAAGACGTTCTCAAGCGTTACGATACGAACTGGTCGGCACTGAAAGATGCGTTAGGACGCATGTCGGCGGTTGGACAGGCGGCCAGTGATATGTTGCGGGACGAAGAGGGCGTGCGCATTGCGGTGAGCAGCTACGTGTTCTGCAATTATAAAGTGGCAACCTATACTGCGCTGTTGGCCGCTGCGCAGCAGGCGGAAGACAGTAAAGGCGTCAAAACCTTTCAGCGTATCCTGCAACAGGAGACGCAGATGGCCGATTGGCTGCTCACCCAGCTGCCGGATGTGGCGAATGAGGCGATCATGCATCGCACTGAAGCAGACATATCGAGTGCGATTTAG
- a CDS encoding aldo/keto reductase: MQYKKLGHSGLLVSQCVLGTVPFAGKAGFEKTGNVNAAEARRFIDIALDHGVNMIDTADLYSMGGAEEVLGEALREKRDQIILASKARSPLGQDPNASGASRFHLIKACEASLKRLKTDHIDLYQIHNWDGVASVDETLRALEDLVKSGKIRYFGTSNYTAWQMMKTLGHAEAQRLLKPVSQQIYYTPESREAEYELLPMARDQDIGTLVWGPLGEGLLTGAVGRNKKAPASTRQGSGWPEPYVHDMEHAYRVIEVLEEVGTELNASIAQTCLAWLANRPGITSLIVGNRTETHLRENLQAFELKLNEAQRKRIEQVTRPAPNYPYWHRFTSGMDRIDPAEQPFIDEHQQTLDGRKDQAIK; this comes from the coding sequence ATGCAATATAAAAAACTGGGCCATTCGGGTCTACTGGTGTCTCAATGTGTGTTGGGCACAGTTCCATTTGCGGGTAAAGCGGGTTTTGAAAAAACGGGCAACGTGAATGCTGCAGAAGCGCGCAGATTTATCGATATCGCGTTAGATCATGGCGTAAATATGATCGACACGGCCGACCTCTACTCAATGGGGGGCGCTGAAGAGGTTTTAGGTGAGGCGCTGCGAGAAAAACGCGACCAAATCATTCTGGCCAGCAAAGCCAGAAGTCCTCTGGGGCAGGATCCTAATGCCAGTGGAGCAAGTCGTTTTCATTTAATCAAAGCCTGTGAAGCAAGTTTAAAGCGCTTAAAAACCGATCATATCGATCTGTACCAAATTCATAATTGGGATGGCGTAGCCTCGGTAGATGAGACTTTGCGTGCCCTGGAAGATTTGGTTAAAAGCGGCAAGATTCGCTATTTTGGCACATCAAACTACACCGCATGGCAGATGATGAAAACCTTGGGCCATGCGGAAGCACAGCGGCTATTGAAACCCGTCAGCCAGCAAATCTATTACACGCCCGAATCGCGTGAAGCCGAATATGAATTATTGCCGATGGCGCGGGACCAGGATATCGGTACGCTGGTTTGGGGCCCCCTGGGCGAAGGTTTATTAACCGGTGCCGTTGGTCGCAATAAAAAGGCGCCGGCCTCAACTCGCCAGGGCAGCGGATGGCCTGAGCCGTATGTGCATGATATGGAGCATGCATATCGCGTAATCGAGGTGCTGGAGGAAGTGGGAACAGAATTGAACGCTTCGATAGCGCAGACTTGCCTGGCATGGTTAGCCAATCGGCCCGGGATTACATCGTTGATCGTTGGCAATAGAACCGAGACGCATCTACGCGAAAATTTACAGGCCTTCGAGTTAAAACTGAATGAAGCGCAGCGTAAGCGTATAGAGCAGGTAACGCGTCCCGCTCCTAACTATCCCTATTGGCACCGTTTCACCAGCGGCATGGACCGGATTGACCCTGCTGAACAGCCATTTATTGATGAACATCAGCAAACGTTAGATGGCAGAAAAGATCAGGCAATTAAATAA
- a CDS encoding general stress protein, producing the protein MTDAKKLPDEEEKKPQRRGGAGNFAENKERAAEAGRKGGQASSGNFKNDPERAIEAGRKGGKISRRK; encoded by the coding sequence ATGACGGACGCTAAGAAGCTACCCGATGAGGAAGAAAAAAAGCCGCAACGTCGTGGTGGCGCAGGTAACTTCGCAGAGAATAAGGAACGCGCAGCTGAGGCTGGGCGCAAGGGCGGCCAGGCTAGCAGCGGCAACTTCAAAAACGATCCGGAGCGTGCCATTGAAGCGGGAAGAAAAGGAGGAAAGATCAGCCGACGCAAATAA
- a CDS encoding sugar porter family MFS transporter, producing METSQQNNEDDSALSNLTVKQRLFFVVLVATMGALAFGYDTGIISGALPYMTLPPDQGGLDLTPFTEGLVTSSLIFGAALGAFLSGYFSDRFGRRITLRSLALIFVAGAIGTALAPNLHVMVAMRFLLGIAVGGGSSTVPVFIAEIAGPKRRAPLVSRNELMIVSGQLLAYVVSALMSYLLNDSHMWRYMLALAMIPGALLFIGTFFVPASPHWMVAEGRIKEASRILHKLRETPREVKKEMAEMRQHAKASRQGPSARELLQQKWVLRLLLVGAGLGIVIQFTGVNAFMYYTPVILKTTGMGTNASIAATIGNGVVSVIATIVGIKAVGRFGRRTMLMTGLTVVIAMQLALGCVLLLMPQDMTQSMFALAAILVFLFFMQMCISPVYWLLMSELFPMKLRGVLTGAAVSFQWICNAAVAFAFPPLLAATGNGAFFIFAAINVGSLIFVITMLPETKGKSLEQIEKEMRERFSEQDQEAADGVA from the coding sequence ATGGAAACATCGCAGCAAAACAATGAAGATGATTCAGCACTAAGCAATCTTACCGTCAAACAACGCTTATTCTTTGTGGTGTTGGTGGCGACCATGGGCGCGCTGGCGTTTGGTTATGACACCGGCATCATCTCCGGTGCCTTGCCGTATATGACCTTGCCACCCGATCAGGGCGGTCTCGATCTCACGCCGTTTACCGAAGGATTAGTGACGTCGTCGCTGATCTTTGGTGCTGCACTCGGCGCTTTTCTCAGCGGCTATTTCTCAGACCGCTTTGGCCGTCGTATCACGTTGCGCAGCCTGGCGTTAATCTTTGTCGCCGGCGCAATCGGCACCGCGCTGGCACCTAATCTGCACGTTATGGTGGCAATGCGTTTCTTGCTTGGGATTGCAGTTGGTGGTGGTTCATCAACGGTACCGGTATTCATTGCAGAAATTGCTGGGCCTAAACGCCGCGCACCGCTGGTGAGCCGTAACGAGCTGATGATCGTTTCCGGCCAGCTGCTGGCCTATGTGGTGAGCGCCTTGATGAGCTATCTGCTTAATGATTCGCATATGTGGCGCTATATGCTGGCGCTGGCGATGATTCCGGGCGCGCTGCTATTTATCGGCACCTTCTTTGTCCCGGCTTCGCCGCACTGGATGGTGGCGGAAGGGCGCATCAAAGAAGCGAGCCGTATCCTGCACAAACTGCGTGAAACACCGCGGGAAGTGAAAAAGGAGATGGCGGAGATGCGCCAGCACGCTAAAGCGTCACGGCAGGGTCCATCAGCTCGCGAGCTGTTACAGCAGAAGTGGGTGCTGAGGCTGCTGCTGGTGGGCGCTGGGCTGGGCATTGTTATCCAGTTCACCGGCGTGAATGCATTCATGTATTACACCCCGGTGATTTTGAAGACCACCGGGATGGGCACCAACGCCTCGATTGCCGCCACCATCGGCAACGGCGTGGTATCGGTGATTGCTACCATCGTCGGTATTAAAGCGGTGGGGCGATTTGGTCGTCGCACCATGCTGATGACTGGTTTGACAGTGGTGATCGCCATGCAGCTGGCACTGGGCTGCGTACTGTTGCTGATGCCACAAGATATGACGCAAAGTATGTTCGCATTAGCGGCAATTCTGGTGTTCCTGTTCTTTATGCAGATGTGCATTTCGCCGGTTTACTGGTTGCTGATGTCGGAACTGTTCCCGATGAAATTGCGCGGAGTATTGACGGGCGCAGCCGTTTCGTTCCAGTGGATCTGTAATGCGGCCGTCGCGTTTGCGTTTCCGCCGCTGCTGGCGGCCACCGGCAATGGCGCGTTCTTCATTTTTGCGGCGATCAATGTGGGTTCACTGATCTTCGTCATCACCATGCTGCCGGAAACCAAAGGCAAATCGCTTGAGCAGATTGAGAAAGAGATGCGTGAGCGTTTTAGCGAACAGGATCAGGAAGCCGCCGACGGCGTAGCATAG
- the bglF gene encoding PTS beta-glucoside transporter subunit IIABC — translation MQYQELADEIVAGVGGKDNIISVMHCATRLRFKLKNSQIAHTTALKNNPGVIMVVESGGQYQVVIGNQVAEVYRALTSRHALDNQSDLADNAAALGLFGRFIDLVSGIFTPFIGVMIATGIIKGLLALALVVGVMDANSGSYKVLFVASDGLFYFLPILLGYSAGKKFGGNPFVSMAIAAALVHPVILEVLQQQQQGKSLTFLGVPLDVLNYSASVIPIIFAAWVSSLLERWIHPRSPSAVRNFTTPLCCLIITVPLTFLAIGPAATWLSRMLAEGYLAIYSLSPMIAGAVMGAIWQVCVIFGLHWGLVPIMLNNLANFGHDTLLPLLLPAVLGQAGATLGVFLRTREAKLKAVAGSAFTASIFGITEPAVYGVTLPRRRPFIFGCIGGAVGAAILGYWHTTIYSFGFPSVFTFIQVVPNSGIDASVLAAFAGASLALLFACVMTYLFGLSEPLPEAPAEPAATPKTLTQRESVVSPMAGDVIPLEHVNDETFASGLLGKGAAILPQQGRVVSPVNGVVSSMFRTGHAIGLTSALGTEVLIHVGLDTVKLEGRYFRPQVQNDRPVKVGDVLLEFDLEAIKAAGYDLTTPVLVSNSDEFIDVLTLSRAAVSEGAPLLAVLK, via the coding sequence ATGCAATATCAGGAACTGGCGGATGAGATTGTGGCGGGCGTCGGCGGCAAAGACAATATTATCAGCGTAATGCACTGTGCCACGCGTTTGCGTTTCAAACTAAAAAATAGCCAAATCGCGCATACCACCGCGTTAAAAAATAATCCCGGCGTGATTATGGTGGTGGAGAGTGGCGGGCAATATCAGGTGGTGATCGGCAATCAGGTTGCGGAAGTTTATCGGGCGCTGACATCACGCCACGCGCTGGATAATCAAAGCGACCTCGCCGATAACGCTGCGGCGCTGGGCCTGTTCGGCCGCTTTATCGATCTGGTTTCCGGGATCTTTACGCCGTTTATCGGCGTAATGATTGCTACCGGTATCATTAAAGGCTTACTGGCGCTGGCATTAGTCGTCGGCGTGATGGATGCCAATAGCGGCAGCTACAAGGTACTGTTTGTCGCCAGCGATGGCTTGTTCTACTTCCTGCCGATTTTGCTGGGCTACAGCGCGGGGAAAAAATTCGGCGGCAATCCGTTTGTCAGCATGGCGATTGCCGCCGCGCTGGTACATCCGGTGATTCTCGAGGTGCTGCAACAGCAGCAGCAAGGTAAATCACTGACGTTTTTAGGCGTGCCTCTCGACGTGCTTAACTACAGCGCATCGGTGATTCCCATCATCTTCGCAGCCTGGGTTTCCAGTTTACTCGAGCGCTGGATCCATCCACGCTCGCCCAGCGCAGTGCGTAACTTCACTACGCCACTGTGCTGCCTGATCATCACCGTGCCGCTCACCTTTCTTGCCATAGGACCGGCGGCGACCTGGCTCAGCCGGATGCTGGCGGAAGGTTATTTGGCCATCTACAGCCTGAGTCCAATGATTGCCGGTGCGGTGATGGGTGCGATTTGGCAAGTGTGCGTGATTTTCGGTCTGCACTGGGGATTAGTGCCCATTATGCTGAATAATCTCGCTAACTTTGGCCACGATACGCTGCTGCCGCTGTTACTGCCTGCCGTGCTGGGGCAGGCGGGCGCAACGCTGGGGGTTTTCCTGCGTACCCGCGAAGCGAAACTCAAAGCGGTGGCGGGCTCGGCATTTACCGCCAGCATTTTTGGTATCACCGAACCGGCGGTATACGGCGTGACGCTGCCGCGCCGTCGCCCCTTTATCTTTGGCTGCATTGGCGGTGCAGTGGGCGCGGCCATTCTCGGTTACTGGCATACCACTATTTACTCCTTTGGCTTCCCAAGCGTGTTCACCTTCATTCAGGTGGTGCCAAACAGCGGCATTGATGCCAGCGTGCTGGCGGCGTTTGCTGGAGCGTCGCTGGCGCTGCTGTTTGCCTGCGTCATGACCTATCTGTTTGGCCTGAGCGAGCCGCTTCCTGAAGCACCTGCCGAACCGGCTGCAACGCCTAAAACCCTGACGCAACGTGAAAGCGTGGTGAGTCCCATGGCTGGCGATGTAATTCCGTTGGAGCATGTCAACGATGAGACCTTCGCCAGCGGTTTGCTGGGCAAAGGCGCCGCGATTCTTCCACAGCAGGGACGCGTGGTTTCTCCAGTTAATGGCGTGGTGTCGTCGATGTTCCGTACCGGCCATGCGATAGGGTTAACGTCAGCGCTAGGCACGGAAGTACTGATTCACGTCGGTCTCGATACCGTGAAGCTTGAGGGGCGCTATTTTCGCCCGCAGGTGCAAAACGATCGGCCGGTAAAAGTGGGGGATGTGCTGCTGGAATTCGACCTCGAGGCCATCAAAGCCGCAGGTTATGACCTCACGACGCCGGTGCTGGTGAGTAACAGTGATGAGTTTATCGACGTATTAACCCTGAGCCGCGCGGCGGTGAGCGAAGGCGCTCCGCTGCTGGCGGTGTTGAAATAA
- the licT gene encoding BglG family transcription antiterminator LicT — protein MKIAKILNNNVAVVLGDHGKEQVVMGRGLAFQKRVGDELDAEQIEKVFALQSDALTGRLSELLSDIPLEVITTSELIIANARQQLGQPLHESISIALCDHCHFAIERHQQGIAIRNVLKWEIKTLYPKEFSLGVAALALIQQRLGVELPEDEAGFIALHLVNAQLGSDFTDVSHVTQFMQEILHIVKYRLQLDYRTDSLSYNRFVNHLKFFAQRMLGKRGVCSEDESLHDVVRDKYPLAYQCAVKIDKHIQQKYLYALSSEERMFLTIHIERVRKETLALQEDADEA, from the coding sequence ATGAAAATCGCGAAAATCCTCAATAACAACGTTGCGGTGGTGCTGGGCGACCACGGTAAAGAGCAGGTGGTGATGGGACGCGGTTTGGCGTTTCAGAAACGCGTAGGTGATGAGTTAGATGCGGAGCAGATTGAGAAAGTGTTCGCTTTGCAAAGCGACGCCTTAACGGGCAGGCTCAGCGAGCTGCTTTCAGACATCCCGCTTGAGGTGATCACCACCAGCGAGCTGATCATCGCTAATGCGCGTCAACAGCTTGGCCAGCCGCTGCATGAAAGTATCTCCATCGCACTCTGCGATCACTGCCACTTTGCAATTGAGCGTCATCAGCAAGGCATTGCCATTCGCAACGTGCTGAAGTGGGAAATTAAAACCCTTTATCCAAAGGAATTTTCCCTTGGCGTAGCGGCGCTGGCGCTGATTCAACAGCGGCTGGGTGTGGAATTGCCAGAGGATGAAGCCGGGTTTATTGCCCTGCATCTGGTGAATGCGCAACTCGGCAGCGACTTCACCGATGTGTCGCACGTGACGCAATTTATGCAGGAGATCCTGCATATTGTAAAATATCGACTGCAGCTTGATTACCGCACCGATAGCCTCAGCTATAACCGTTTCGTCAACCATTTGAAATTCTTCGCCCAGCGCATGCTGGGCAAGCGCGGCGTGTGTAGCGAAGATGAATCACTGCATGATGTGGTGCGCGACAAATATCCACTCGCCTATCAATGTGCGGTGAAGATCGATAAACATATTCAGCAGAAATATCTGTATGCGCTCTCCAGCGAAGAGCGCATGTTTCTGACAATTCATATTGAACGAGTGCGTAAAGAGACGCTGGCGTTGCAGGAAGATGCCGACGAGGCATAA
- a CDS encoding YoaK family protein, which yields MLITAENTRTFNTDIRLACTLAAVAGALNTAAFETVGFFSANMTGNVSSLSDHLAKANLHVGLFFLLIVLLFIAGSSISTLIINSGRRRQIRGIYAINILIEGLALLLLGTVEIGFRFSGSGVLLVLSLSFLMGLQNAVVTRISNARVRTTHVSGTATDIGIELAMLFDVLRRKESPKDAPLYIERLKLHFYTVLAFLGGGVLGIWLLQLMSYLLLIVIGALLTVLALTALKRSGSMIHL from the coding sequence ATGCTGATCACCGCCGAAAACACGCGCACTTTCAATACCGACATTCGCCTGGCCTGCACCCTGGCCGCGGTTGCCGGTGCCCTCAACACCGCAGCGTTTGAAACGGTCGGCTTTTTCTCAGCGAATATGACCGGCAATGTCTCTTCTCTCTCCGATCACCTGGCAAAAGCCAACCTGCACGTTGGCCTGTTTTTTCTGCTTATCGTACTGCTGTTTATCGCCGGCTCTTCCATCTCCACGTTGATTATCAATTCCGGCAGAAGACGCCAGATTCGCGGTATTTACGCCATTAATATCCTGATTGAAGGGCTCGCTTTGCTGCTGCTGGGAACGGTTGAAATCGGGTTCCGGTTCAGCGGCTCTGGCGTGCTGTTGGTGCTGAGCCTGAGCTTCCTGATGGGCTTGCAGAATGCGGTGGTGACGCGCATTTCCAACGCGCGCGTTCGCACCACGCACGTCTCTGGCACCGCCACCGATATCGGCATTGAACTGGCAATGTTGTTCGATGTGCTGCGCCGTAAAGAGTCGCCGAAAGATGCACCACTCTATATCGAGCGTTTAAAACTGCACTTTTACACCGTGCTGGCCTTTCTGGGCGGCGGTGTATTGGGGATCTGGTTGCTACAGCTGATGAGTTATTTACTGCTGATCGTGATTGGCGCTCTGCTCACCGTACTTGCGTTAACGGCGCTCAAACGCTCTGGTTCGATGATTCATCTTTGA
- a CDS encoding pyridoxamine 5'-phosphate oxidase family protein, translating into MPLYLEDIDNYAWNKLEAGAAAADSGFHFITLGSIDEHGHPQARTLVLRRVDRMKCVLEFHTDARSPKWLALSAHPKATALGYCNETRIQLRLCGTVELHAQGSECAELAWEKLSDNTRKTYAGPAPGSDVVSNKYHGCNTDGSGKVNFGVIVLHINLLDWCLLARDNNQRALLHYSAAGKLKNCKWVNP; encoded by the coding sequence ATGCCACTGTATCTTGAAGACATTGATAACTACGCCTGGAATAAACTGGAGGCGGGAGCCGCTGCCGCTGACTCAGGATTTCACTTCATTACGCTCGGTTCTATAGATGAACATGGTCATCCACAGGCGAGAACGCTGGTATTACGTCGTGTTGATCGTATGAAGTGTGTTCTGGAGTTTCATACTGATGCGCGCAGCCCTAAATGGCTGGCGCTTTCGGCTCATCCTAAAGCCACAGCCCTTGGCTACTGTAATGAAACACGAATACAGCTCAGACTTTGCGGAACGGTAGAACTGCATGCACAGGGGAGCGAATGTGCCGAGTTAGCGTGGGAAAAATTATCGGACAACACCCGAAAAACCTATGCTGGGCCCGCGCCAGGCAGTGATGTTGTTAGTAATAAGTATCATGGCTGTAATACTGACGGCAGTGGCAAAGTTAATTTTGGCGTAATAGTGCTGCACATCAATCTGCTGGACTGGTGTCTATTAGCGAGGGATAACAATCAAAGAGCGTTATTACATTACAGTGCGGCTGGTAAACTCAAAAACTGTAAATGGGTTAATCCGTAA
- the map gene encoding type I methionyl aminopeptidase, which produces MSIKLHTAEEIELARAAGHAAAKVLEIITPFVKPGVTTDELDAICHEYIVNELNVVPANIGYHGYTRTTCTSVNHVVCHGIPGEKKLKDGDIVNIDVGIIKDGWYGDTSRMYYVGQPSVRAKRLVDITYESMVAGIKVVKPGATLGDIGAAIQQVAEKAGFSVVREYCGHGVGEVYHGDPQILHYGTPGAGLALQAGMIFTIEPMINAGKAGTSVLSDGWTVVTKDRSLSAQWEHTIAVTETGFDLLTPWPEGTGEYPAI; this is translated from the coding sequence ATGAGTATCAAACTGCATACTGCTGAAGAGATCGAACTGGCGCGCGCCGCCGGGCATGCTGCCGCTAAAGTGCTGGAAATCATCACGCCTTTTGTCAAACCGGGCGTCACCACCGATGAACTGGATGCCATCTGCCACGAATACATCGTGAATGAGCTGAACGTGGTGCCGGCAAATATCGGCTATCACGGCTACACGCGCACCACCTGTACCTCGGTAAATCACGTGGTCTGTCACGGCATTCCCGGTGAGAAAAAGCTCAAGGATGGCGATATCGTTAATATTGATGTCGGTATCATTAAGGATGGCTGGTACGGCGACACCAGCCGCATGTATTACGTGGGACAGCCTTCGGTTCGCGCTAAGCGCTTGGTGGATATCACCTATGAATCAATGGTGGCAGGCATCAAGGTAGTGAAACCGGGCGCGACGCTGGGCGATATTGGCGCAGCGATTCAGCAGGTAGCGGAAAAGGCCGGCTTTTCCGTGGTGCGTGAATATTGTGGGCACGGCGTTGGCGAGGTTTACCACGGCGATCCGCAGATCCTGCACTACGGCACGCCGGGTGCAGGGCTGGCGCTGCAGGCCGGTATGATCTTCACCATCGAACCGATGATTAACGCCGGTAAAGCTGGCACCAGCGTGTTATCGGATGGCTGGACCGTGGTCACCAAAGACCGTTCGCTGTCGGCGCAGTGGGAACACACCATCGCCGTCACCGAAACCGGCTTTGATCTGCTGACGCCGTGGCCGGAAGGCACCGGTGAATACCCTGCGATCTAA
- a CDS encoding glycoside hydrolase family 1 protein, whose amino-acid sequence MTKRFPDGFLWGGAVAANQVEGAYREGGKGLSTSDLQPKGIFGARVERSGDDFGIKDTAIDFYHRFPEDIKLFAEMGFTVLRTSIAWTRIFPQGDEAEPNEAGLAYYDRLFDEMAKYNITPLVTLSHYEMPYGLVKQYGGWGNRITIDCFERYARAVFTRFQHKVKLWLTFNEINMSLHAPFTGVGLPEESDRQAIYQAIHHQLVASGRAVKACHEIVKDGKIGNMLLGALLYPLSCRPADVLETLQQNREWLFFGDVQVRGAYPAYMKRLFADRGISLTITEADKRDLQHTVDYISFSYYMTGCVTTNEEDNQKARGNILSMVPNPHLPSSEWGWQIDPEGLRILLNMLYDRYQKPLFIVENGLGAKDVVAADGSIKDDYRIQYLNDHLVQVREAIEDGVDVLGYTCWGPIDLVSASKAEFSKRYGFIYVDRDDAGNGSLARSRKKSFFWYQDVIRSHGEALK is encoded by the coding sequence ATGACTAAACGTTTTCCGGATGGATTTTTATGGGGTGGCGCCGTTGCCGCCAATCAGGTTGAAGGCGCTTATCGTGAAGGTGGCAAAGGCTTATCAACGTCCGATCTGCAGCCTAAAGGCATTTTTGGTGCGCGCGTTGAGCGCAGCGGTGATGACTTTGGCATTAAAGATACCGCCATCGATTTCTACCATCGCTTCCCGGAAGATATCAAATTGTTCGCGGAAATGGGCTTTACCGTATTGCGCACTTCCATTGCCTGGACGCGCATTTTCCCACAGGGCGATGAAGCAGAGCCGAATGAAGCGGGCCTGGCCTATTACGATCGCCTGTTTGATGAGATGGCGAAATATAACATCACCCCACTAGTGACGTTGTCACATTATGAAATGCCGTACGGCCTGGTGAAGCAGTATGGTGGCTGGGGGAACCGCATTACTATCGATTGTTTTGAGCGCTATGCGCGTGCGGTGTTCACCCGCTTCCAGCACAAGGTGAAACTGTGGCTGACCTTTAATGAGATCAATATGTCGCTACACGCGCCGTTTACCGGCGTGGGTCTGCCTGAAGAGAGCGATCGGCAGGCGATTTATCAGGCCATCCATCATCAGCTGGTGGCGAGTGGTCGCGCGGTGAAAGCTTGTCATGAGATTGTTAAGGACGGCAAAATCGGCAACATGCTGCTTGGCGCGCTGCTTTATCCGCTGAGTTGCCGTCCAGCGGACGTGCTGGAAACCCTGCAGCAAAACCGCGAGTGGCTGTTCTTTGGCGATGTACAGGTGCGCGGCGCGTATCCCGCTTATATGAAGCGTTTATTTGCCGACCGCGGTATTTCACTCACCATAACTGAAGCAGACAAGCGTGACCTGCAACATACCGTCGATTACATCTCCTTCAGCTATTACATGACCGGCTGCGTCACCACCAATGAAGAGGATAACCAGAAAGCGCGCGGCAATATTCTCTCGATGGTGCCAAATCCGCATTTACCGAGTTCCGAATGGGGCTGGCAGATCGATCCAGAAGGGCTGCGCATTTTGCTGAATATGCTGTATGACCGTTATCAGAAGCCGTTGTTTATCGTGGAAAACGGGTTGGGCGCCAAAGATGTGGTAGCGGCGGATGGCAGCATTAAGGATGATTACCGCATTCAGTATCTCAACGATCATCTGGTGCAGGTGCGGGAAGCCATTGAAGATGGTGTTGACGTGCTGGGTTACACTTGCTGGGGACCAATTGACCTGGTTAGCGCGTCTAAAGCGGAGTTTTCAAAACGCTACGGCTTTATTTATGTTGATCGTGATGATGCGGGCAACGGTAGCCTGGCGCGCTCGCGCAAGAAAAGCTTCTTCTGGTATCAGGATGTGATTCGTAGCCACGGTGAAGCGCTGAAATAA